GTCCAGGAGAGTCTGCAAGAACCCACAACAGCgtttgcagggaaaaaaaaaaaaaaaagcaggacacaaaaagacaaaatcaaaattCATACAGTTATTCCTATAAGACAAGAAGACATTGCCAAGTAACAAACTGAACCCAACTGAAAGAAGTAGAAATGAATGACCTTTAATGTGGAACACAGGCAAATTTTCATGTGTGTGATAGGGTGTGGGATTCAGCCTCTAAAATTCAAAGTGCCAGAGGCCTGCCCATGTCTTGAAAAGTGCCATTCCCCAAAACTTATATGCATCCCAGCAGAAAGGAGGGTCCCCAAACTGACTTGAGATCCCTTTTCTATCatgtgagggaaagagaaagcaaaaaaagaaattctgggggcgcctgtgggtggctgagtcagttaagtgtctgacttcggctcaggtcatgatctcttggttcaggagtctgagcccagcatcaggctctgtgctgacagctcggagcctggaacctgctttggattctgtgtgtgtatctctctctctctgccccctccccaacttgcactcactctctctctctctctctctctctctctctcaaaaataaacattaaaaaaaatgttttttaaagaaaagaaaagaaattccagtCAGTTGCAGAGAAATGAAGTGATGCTCCTCACACACGTTCATCTGTAAACGGAGGTCCTGGGTCAATGCCATGGCCACCGTGCAGGGCCACTGTAGCCTCTTCGTCCCTGAGGGCTGGCAGGACTCACGCTACCCACAAGCCCCTATCACATGTCAGCAGTTGGGTCTGCCAGCTCCCATTCTTTCACCTGTGGAGCGGAGCTCTGCTAGCTCCTTTTCCCTCAGACCTAAGTGAGTCAGTCAAGACGTTGAGGAACGAAGTTGGAGAGCTGGGTTCGAGTCCAGCTCCACCTTGGTCTCAGGGTGTGATCCCAGCCCGGCCCCATCCTCCCTCCGGCCAGGCCTCAGTCCCTTCGTCTGTGAAATGGAATAATGACGCctcccagggctgctgtgaggaccAAGGAGGCCACAGCCATGGGAGACTCTGTTTTCTAAACAGCCTGGACTGCACTAGGGTTTGACTAACAAAAAACCAAGCCAAAGGAAAAAGGCTTTGTGTTAAACTATCCTGAACCCTTGGACTGGGTTTCACAATCAGCCCTTCTGAGCTATGTCTGGGGGAGGTAAATTTTAGTTCTCCCCATGGTCTTTTGGCCAGGGCTCATGGTCTCCTACCCCAGCCGTCAGAGGCGCGCTGGAGCTGAGCTGGTAGGGAAGCAGGttggtggggggctggggacaaGCAGACTTGGCTCCAGGAGGCCTGAGTCAgcgggcaggcaggcagggcgGGCCCAGTCTTCGCAGGCTTGGGGAGGAGATGGTGCAGGAATGTTTCTCCCGCCCAGGCCTGGGCCCTGCCCACCGCATCCTGGCTCTTGCTCATGTGGACGCTGCAGCCTCAGCTCTGGCTGGAGAGATAGGAGATGCCTGGAGCTTTGTTGGGTGGGTTCAGCCAGGGGGTAATGGAGGCAGTAGGGACTGGCCCTGGGGACTGGCCGCAGGGCTACTGGGAGCTAAGCTCAGGCCCTTGAATACATTCTGGGCCCCGTGGGTGTCACGGCCAGCTGCTCGCTAGACCTCGAGTTCCCTGTCTGTACAATGGGTGATGCCACTGGCTCTCCCAGCAGGGGGTGCAGGTGCAGTCTAGAAGCAGCTACCTGTGTGACACCTTTGCTATGAGCGTGTGCAACTTGGGGCCGTGCGTCTGAGTACCTGCGCGTGTCGCTCTGCGAGGGTAGGACGGCGGTATGACCGTGAGTGAGGGTGGGGTATGGCTATGTGAAGGGATTATGGAATGTGTGTGGATGTGGCCACGTGTGGATGTGGCTGTGAATGTGTGGCACCGTGGCTGGGAGTGAAACTGTGTGAGCACATGACTGCATACATGTACATATGGCCAGGGGTAGCCTACATGCTTGTGGGCAGGGTATGTGGCTGCACGTGGCTGCACCTGCTTTGGGTTAGGTGACTATACCTGCGACCACGTGGACATGTGGCTGGCTACATGGCAGTGCCACGGGAAGGAGGAGGGGTGCTCAGCTGGATCCGGAACTACCTGTCGGCCTGCCTCACGCAGGCTTGGCTCTGCTCCAGTCGTGGCACTGCCGTGGCATAGCAGTTCATGGCCTTCCGGTGTGTCCGGGAGCCAGGATGCGGGATCTGAGGGCTGCCTCCATCCCCAACCCCCACATGTGGCCACAAAGCAAACTCCTTTCCTGGGCTGGGCCAAGACCAGGGATCAGGGCTCATcgcccccaccccaggtcctGATAGTTGcccagggcagaaagaggggcCTTGTTCTCCAACCCCCTCAGAGCAAAGTGAGGGAGGGAATTGGAGGCAGTTGGGCCCAGCTCAGTCTGGAACATCTGCCTGACATGTGACTGAGGCCAGCCAGCAGCCTCTGCCACCACCAGgatgctcccccaccccccctaccGGTCCCCCAGGGCCCTGCTGAAAGGGCTCCAGTCAGCCCAGATCCATCTCAaattcccccccccacacacacacacaccccacccccaatacCTCAAGCTACACAGAGAcataaagaaacagagagaatggcTGTGACATCCTCACTCCCCACTATACATGGGCCTGCCCCAGCCTAGAGATCTCAGGATGCCTACAGCATAGACCTGGCCAGTCCCAAGACTTCACATTTGGACTCTCCTCCTAGGTCCAAGCCCCTCCTGAGAAAAATGTCAGACTGCTTCCCTCACCCTAAGGCTGGGAGGCATGGGAGGTGGCTCCCCCTCTAAAGAAAGGGACACAAGAGGGTCGTGCTATTCCCAGGGCAGGAAGCACGAACAGGGGACTTTCCAGGCACTGTGGGTTAAGAAAGGCATTCCCACCACTCCTACCCAGAGTGGCCTCAGTAAGGAGACTCCCCCATTGTGGTCAGAGTTCCCTCTACAGAAGGCTGCTTGGAGGTCAAAGCTGTGAAGAGGTTAAGGGCGGGAAGGTCCTTGGGTGGGttggaaaatgaaggaaggagggcagggaggagggaggggaaaattcCACAGAAAGTCCCAAATCTGACCTAATTTTGACCTAGGGCCAGAGGGTGCTCTGCCCTGAACGGAGAGCTTTTgctgccctttccccactgccCTGGCCATTCCTTACCCCCCTCTCACTGCCACAAGCTCCCTGGGCCCCTGGCCTGGCCAAAGCCTCCCTTGAGGCCCCGAACCTACCAGCCCTCCCTCCACCGAGTCCCCCTTGCCCTCCTTCCCATTGATTCCTGCTCATACTGACTGGGACACCGCTGAGGGCCCCGCTGGGGAGGACCTCCTTGGTTTCCAGCATGGAAGCCACCCCCGGCCTGGACACCCGGGACTCTTTGGGGAAGGACACAATTTCTGagtcccctcccacctctcctggACCAGGGCTTTCCTGGGGGCAAAGCTGGAGCATGCCTCCCTGGGGAGAGGAACAATTAGGTTGTGTGGGGCATGGCCTCCTATCCCTTCCTCGGGCAACCCTCAGTCTGAAATCACAGAGCACAGCCAAACCCTAGCAGGACTCCACCCATTTGAGAGATGAGGAGAGTGAGGTCTGGGAGGGGTGTGAGTCCGGCTGGGGCCCATGGCCACCTCTAGCTCCCCAGCCAGCACCTGCCACCAGCACAGTCCTCCCCCAAATTTTAGAGGTTTTGTGCCCAACATAACCTTATAATCCAATAGCTCCCAGGGAAACTTAGGGTTCCATCCTTCCCCCACACTCAATCCCTGCAGGATCCAAACAAAAAAGCCATGCTTTTGTTATCTTAATTGCAAAAGGTTtatcaagaaaacaagaaagaaaaaagattcaagCAGCAGGAGCCAGGAGTGGCCGTGACCTCCCAAGGGGGGGGCCAGCAGTGGCACCTATCAGTTCCCCCAACCCACAGCTGGCCCATGCCCAGGCCTAGGGGGAAGGAGTAGCCCCCTGGAGGATGTAAACACGGGTGGGAGACAGCACAACCTggccagggagggagctggggctgaCATCACAGTGAGGCTGGCCGTGGGCGTGCGGGCCCAGGGCTTCTGGGGCAGTGGGCAAGCCAGCCCGTCTTTTTCCCCTTGGCCTTCCCTCTGTGCCACAGGAAGGGTTCCGGGAGTCACTGGGTCTGAGGACCCTGGAAGCCTGGGGCCCGAGCCTGCTCGGAATGTGGAGAGCTATTGCTGGTGAACTCAAATATCTGGTAACTTCTGGGTGTCCTTTCCAGGAAGGTGCCACCAACGTCCTGGGGTCAGTGGCCTGTCTCAGCACCTTGAGCCCAGGGTAAAGATGCTGCATGGTCCCCTAGCCAAGGGGTAATGGAGGCTCAGCAGGTGGAGGGGAGACAGGAGGGAGTTGGCCCGCAGCTCCTCCAGAGGGGACAAGGTGAGGCAGGGACAGGGACACAGGAGCAAGaagatccctcccctccatcacACAGTCCAGAATCTCCACCGAGGGGGCACAAAACTTAATTGGGAAAAGtaaaggtgggaggagggggtgttTTCATTCCTCCACTCCCTTGCCCATGCTATTCCTCTCTTCTGAAtgtcttcccccccaccccatctctcatCTACTGTCCCCATTTACTGTCTGGCAGGTCTTTGTCATTCTCCAAAACACTACTCAAATGTCACCTACTCTATGGAGCCTTTCCTGACCAACAGAATGAGTGGTTCTTTCTTTAAGCTCCCAGGAACCCCTTATTTACCATCAATCATTCTGCATTGCCCTCATCTGTTTCTGTGTCTGACCCTACCTCTACTGGggactccctgagggcaggcatGTCACAGTCCCGGGTGCCCAGCATCTGACCCGGAGCTGCAGCAGGCCCTGGTGCCTGCTGAATGAACGAGGGGGTGGTAGCCAGGTGAGCGAGTACTGTAGATTCTAGGGGAGGCTAAGACTGTGGCCCGGCCTCAAGCAACTGACCAGCAGCCCAGACCTCAGCCCAGAAGCTTCCTGACCCCACTCTCACCCCCTCTGTGCCCCTACCTCTAAGGGCTGGGAGACTTCCCCGGGGGTACCCAGGACTCCTCCAAAGCCCACCCCATCCCCTCCCAGCCACTGCTGGTGTGGGGAGGTCAAGAGAGCGGAGTGCGCTGCGGCGACCAGGcccgggggcagggtgggggccagGTACACATGATCAGAGGTTGTCATACATGCGCAGCGTCTTCTCCAGCTGCTGGCCTACCCGCTGGTAGAAGAGGATCTGCTGGCGCAGGTAGTTCTGCATCATGTGCTTGAAGTCGAGCTCACGGCGCTGGTGGAAGTGGTTCATTTCAGCCTGCAGGGCGAAGCCCACCACGCGGCAGCGCCTACGAATGCCATCTGCCTCGTCCTGTGCCATGCGGCCCTCGTCACTCATGCGTTGGCTCTCCTTCACCTTGGCGAAGGCGCCTGGCACGGGCACAGTGGAGGAGGACAAGGGAAGTTAGGGCTCTGGTCTCCCCCATTTGCTCCCTATACCCTCCATGAGCCCCCTCATGAGCGCTATCCACCCTCCACCTGGTGTCTCCACCAGGACAAACCCTCCCCAAACCCTCACCTCCATCCAGCTCAACTCCCCTCCAAACCTGGGGCACTGCCAACAGCCCACAACACCCAGACTGTCACAGCCCTGCTGGCTGTACATTGTTCCAGGACAGGGCTGTCTTTATCCAACAGAAGCATCGTCTCTCACACTGGCTCCTGATCAGCTCagacatcacctcctccaggaagccttcccccCACCACATTAGGTACTTCCCAGCATTCCCAGGGCTTTCATCTGCCCCGCTCTTACCACCCTGTGGCTGCTCCGCCTGCCTTCCTCTGGTCTGTGAGCTCAATGTCTCCGGCACCCAGGACAAAGGCTAGCCCACGGGAGAGCTCACTTGGTACATGTCTGCTGAGCTGATTCAACCTGTTCCTCACTGAACTACTATAAGGGGCTCCTAAGGGGCTCCCACCTCAGGCCCAGACTCTGAGAGGTTCTCTGTGGTACCTGAAGAGCAGCCAAGCTGGGCACTCAAAGctccaggaccccccccccccaccggcccccactGCTTACAGATCAAAAAGCCCATGCCTATTCTCCTAGCTGTGAGGCCCTCTGGGAATTGGCCCCATGTTCATCAGACTCACCCTGCTCTTTCCTACCTTTGCACCTCCACCTGCTAGATCTCTACACACAATTTAAGGCTCCCCAACAGGCTCAGGGGCCACCTCCACACCAGAGCCTCCCCCAGTACCGAGGCAGGATGCCTCTGGACCCCTCTCcaggcttctccccacccccatcacactATTGATTCTAAAACAGCACCTCACAGGCcacctggagttttcttttgtgTGCGCCTCCCCACAAAcgggcccagcccctccccacaccaGCCTAAAGGGACCAGAGGAAGCCCTAGTCATAACCAGGTGACAGATGGGGGACGGGGGATGAACCTGGGCAGGGGATCCAATTTAGAAGATCTGAATGAATCAGCAAGCAGTTGGTGAATGAATTTCAGCTCTGAATTAACAGGCACTTGACTAATTGTGCATCAAAGGCAGTGGGGACAGGTGCCGGGAGGAGGAGGCAGTTCGCCTGTGCCTGGCACGAACTCCTCGCGGGGCTGCAGGGAATCCACTGTGCGCAGAAGAGTAAGGCTGTGGGCAGCGTTGGCACGGAGGAGAGAACACCCCCGGGCACTTCAAAAGCATCCAGGGCACACCGACAGCATGCCGGGGGCCTTGAAGATGTACTCTTTTTACTCTCACTCAAGATGTCCGATGCATTCAAGATCCCTTTTTTTGGTCATTCACTGTATGTCAGGCCCAGGGCTCTACATGCTGGAAATAACTCCAGAAGGATTTAGAAGGAGTAGTTAACAAGCAGTTATGCAAGTAGTTGCATATTAGTTAGCAAGTGCACGGCTAACTGGCTAATAATGGCATCTGGGGTAGACAGTCGCAAGTCTGGACAATCTCCAGGGCCGCTCACACAGCACTCAGAAGAACTCTGCAGTCACCAGTTCCCAACCCACTCAGTCCTTCTGCCACCTTCCTTGAGCCACCTCCCGCCTCCTGTTCCAGCCCCGCTGGCCAGACCTGGGCAGCAGAAGAGGGCTCAGCCCAAGGCCCAGGATGAGGACCCGATAAGAGACTTCAGAGCTAAAGAGGCCCTAGATGCCAgctgcccaccctccacccacacccctACCCCACTACTGTAcagaggaaaccgaggccctgaCAGGAGGACTTGCCTAGGGGCTCCCAGCCTCCTTCATGCCCCTCACACGGGGGATGCCTGGCCCAGACATACCCCTCCTCAGTGGATACTGCTTCTACTGCAGAGGGTTCATACCCAGCCACCCCATTTGTGTGGGGCCCCCAGACAACGACAAGGATCCTACCTGAAAAGGAGACACTAACTAGCCTGGATTCCACCTGCCTGAAAAAATCTCAGTGCACTAAGGGTGGACCTGTATTCAAGAGGGCTTTTCTGGCCTTGGAGGAAAGAAAGGCTCCTTTTGTtgatgaggagacagaggcccAAATAATAGAAACAAATCTACTGCAACTGCTAGGTATCCACAGACAGGCAGGGAGCCAAAGATGGGGGACAAAagctgcctggggggggggggcagaggtcCCACCCTGCTCTCTGTCACCTCTCCACCCCGTGACTCAGATCTGGGGCCGGGACCAGCTAACACTAACGTACGCCAGAGACAGGCTGGGAGTCAGGGCTCAGGCCTGTCTAGCATCCCTGCTACATTCCATGTAGGACTCAACCTGAGAGCTGAGGACCCAGGGGAGCCTCCTGCCCTGGCAGGTGTCCTATAGGCCGGATCCTATGAACCAGGAAAGGAGGCTGAAGCTTCAGAGCCCCAGGGTCCCAGACATATTTCCTAAGATCCTACCTTAATCCATCTTGTCCCCACCTCTCAGAGGTAATTACCCGGCCCCCACCCAGGTCAGGGACAAGAGGTCTGAGTCCTAGTCTCAGCTGTGTCACCTCCAGCAAGCCACTGCTCTTGCTGGGCTGGAGGTTTCTCAGGTGTCAAAAGGGACAGGCCAGACCAGATCTGATGCTGCTGACAACTGCCCTTGGTGGTATAGTACTCTTGGAAAAATGGGATAATGGTGCCTGCCCTATAGCATAGTTGAGGTTTAACTTGAACTCGTCTGTATAAAGCACTTAGGATGGCACCTGACAGAATAAGAGCTCAAGAGGATATGCGCAAGCGTGTGTGGACTGCTTCTCAATGACAGCGACAACCAGCTGGTGGGGGCTTGTAGCAATATGATTCTCTTTATTTATGGAAGCctaggaggggagggagagagagggttaGGTGATGGCCCAGAACACAGGGTTCGGACCCACTCTTCCCCCAGACAAGCACTTGGTCCTGCAGGGGACATTCTACCTTGGCCAACCTGTGAGTCCCATGGTCCCTCCACATACATTCTGCAGCCCTGGGCCTGCTTCCGGCCCAGCAAGGATGCCAGCTGAGTTAGCAGTGCTAAAGCACCCAAGCCTCCCTCATCCTTCCCCTTCTGGCTCATGCACATATCCCTGGGGGAGCTCCTTACCCCATCTGTCAGGCACAGGGGAAACAGCCTGGGCTGTGCAGTCAGACACCCCTGGGCCCCAATTCCTGCTCTGCATATCATTCCACCTTATTGTaacctccctggcttgtgctgaGCCTTAGGACATAGCCCTACCCTGGCTGGCTCTCAGGTAGGGGCCCTGGACGGTCACTGTTTCCCCTTATCCCAGGGTAACTATTACTAGGGCTCCCTTCATCCCCAAAACTTCCCTGGCTTAGATGGTTAATTATATGGTTACTCCTCTTAGGAGACTCCTGGACTGAGCTCCAGGGCCCGGGCCAGTGGGCAGACAGACTGGTGGGCTTCATCTCAGTGCCAATCAGGCTCCATGACCCATTTTACTAAGGTGGACACTGAGGGGAGAAAACACTCTCACGGTCATCTCAGAGGCAACATTTGTCCAAATCCTGGTCTCCTGATCCCACCTGAGCCTCCCATCAGCTTCCTTCCATGGCCTCTGCCACACTCTTGCCATCTTTCAGATGTCCAGACAGACTAGGTAGAATTCTAGGGACCCAAGGCCCAACTTTCCTGCTCCTTTCTCTGAGAAAGGGTTCCacccacactgccagcatggaacccctcctccccccatcagGCTGTGGTCCCCCAAACCTGCCCATTCTGTCTCAGCCAGATTCCAAGCCTCTCTCCCTAACTTGCCCGACCACAGGCCTAGGAGTAGCAATGCAAAGCCCAGAAGAAGGAAGAGTAAGCCCAATGGGCTTGGTCTATTGAGGAGGAGTCCTCAGGGTGAGAGAAGATGGGTTAGCCTCTGCCTAAGGTTGAATGCACCAGCCCAGAGGCCTGTTGGGCCCACACTCTCAGAAAGACCTCAGGTAGAAGCCCTCTcagctctgtctccctgccccagaATCAGAAAAGCCCATCCAGCTTtacttcttcctgcttcagtaCAAGCCTGGGAACTCTGGCTGGGTATGGGATTGCCTTCCtccccccagctctgcccaggGCGAGGTCCCCAGCAACTGCACAGGGGCAGCTGTTTAATCACTGTGCCCCTGCTTTCCCCTGCCACTGCCCACACAGAAACATGCCATCCGAGGAGCTGGCTGAACCAGCTTTCCCAGGCCGTAGCACAGCAGCGAGAGTGGCTCCACTTCCGCCCAGGGAAACACTTGCCCCACTGGGGCCCCAGCCTGCCAGCCACGTCCCAGCCCTAGAGCTCAGACTCAGCTCTAAGGCATCACTCTGTTTTCAACCAGACCCTCCCCAGAAGTCTCCTGTCTTCACCCCCTTGGAGGCCTGAGAGCTCACTAGATCTACCCTCCCTTGTTTTCTAGATCAGGAacctaaggcccagagaggggaaggcacTTCCCAGGAACACACAGCAGATGGAGGACATAGTCCCCACATGTCTCCTGAAGCTGatagaagaggggaggaggataGGAATGTAGAGGTGAGGAAAAAGTGCAGAGAtggaaagcaggaagagaaagtgAGAGGAGAAAGGAGCCCAGGAGCTGGATAAGTTCTAGAAGTCAATCTCCGGGGAAAGTAGAGCAGGGCTGGCTTACTCCCGACTCTCCTGGACACTGAGGCAGAGCTTAGTGTTTGCTGTCCCCCAGGCTCAGTCCAGAGGTCTGCCTCCTGGCCCCACCCAGAGGAAAACTCAGCACCAAGCCAGGCCTGACCTCAGGGCCTAGGGGCCAGGGAGCCAGCCCCACACCCTGCAGACGTTCTTCCTGAGTTACCAAGCAGCCCCGGGGAGGACCACACCTCTCTCCTGACATCTGCCCCGCCTGTGGTCCCCAGGACTCAGCCACCTGCCAGGTCAGCCCCTAACTCACTGCTCAGGCAAGAGAATCCAGGCTCAGGAAGGAGGAGTTGGAGGGGCCATGTGGGTAGTGCCCTGGACCCCTGTTCCTCCCCTAGACCAGCCCGGGTGCCCCTAGGTGACCCGAGATGAGTCACTTCCCTGGCAGTTCCTTGACAGCCCAACATTAACAGACAGAGGCCcatcctgtccctcccccacagagGGGGGCCATGAGAACTGAAAACACAGCTGGGCTTGGGAATTGGCCAACAGGGACGTGTCCTTGGGGAGGCGAAGGAAGAAGGGACAGTCTCAGCTGGGCCAGGGACTCCCTGTGCAACCACTCTTCTAGGACACcagcttcttcatctgcaaaGCGGGGACAGGGGGCCTCCCGCACACAGACAGGGAGCTCACAGATAGGGCATGCAGCAGGGAGACCAGGCTCTGAAGCCGCAAGGGCAGGGAGTGGAACTTGTGAGGAGCGGGAAGGCAGGCCCCACTCTGTGCTCTTGTTATCTGTGCCTGTGGCCCCCGTAAGCCTGTGTGCTCCTCAAGGGCAAGGCCTGGGCCTCGGTCATCTCCACGTTCCCAGACTCAGCCTGATACCTTGATGGGCTCGGCACATAAATGGATAGATGAGCaaatgagacagaaacagaaaaaatgaagGCACGATCAAACAAATGGACAACAAAAGGTAAACAGTGAGCTTCATGAGGTCAGCAACCAGAGCTGACCAGGAACAATAATATCTCATTACACCTAGCCACACAGCAGATGCTTGACgcactgttgaatgaatgaatgaatgagacagaAAGACTAGATGGGCTGCTCCATTCCTCTAGGCCATCCTcatatccccagtgcccagcagagCTCAGACTTAGCAAGGGTCTCTTGCCCACTCTGGCTCTTACCTTTCTGCAGGTGGATGATGTCAGGGAAGTTGGACAGCAGGCCCTGGTAGAGAGAGAGCGTGTCGAGCATCTGGAAGAGGTCGTTCTTGGGCTGCTCAGCAAACATCTCACCCACAGCTTCATAGGTACGGCCCGTGTGAGAAATAGCACTGTTGAGGGCCTCGGAGCTAAAGGGGGGGTCCAACTGGAAGGAATGACTGATGGCCTGGAAGGCATTGCCCAGCTTCTGGAATTCCTTGCGGAAGCCCCCCACGTGCTTGCGCACCAGCTCTGATGCTACGGTGCTGAGCTGCAGGACACTGTCGTCCATCTTCTTGCTGAAGGCCTTGAAGGTGTCCACACGGTCCTCCACATCCTGCAGGTCCTGGTGCTCCGTGGGGATCTGGAAGGTGAGCAGGAAGCTGGCACCCACCATCTCATCCTTCTCTGCCCTGCGTTTGCCCATCTTCCACTGCTTGTCATCCAGGCAGCTGAGGAAATGCTGGAAGCCCTCATACTGGGACAGCACGGGGTGGCTTGTCATGTGGTCCATCCAGAGGATGAGCCGACGCTTCCGCTTCTCAATAAAGTCCTCCTCGAAGCGGCCTGTGGCCTGCTTCTCTGGCAGGTGGGGAACGGAGATGACAGTGAACTTGTGCAGCAGGCGGTTATAGAGCCAGTCGAAGTGTTTGTAGCGCCGGTAGACTGGTGAGCCAGCGTGGGTAGGTGTGAGCTTGTAGGAGATGTAGCTTTTGATGCCCTTGAATTTGGTCTGTTTGGTGGGGTCCTCCACTGAACAGGCAAACGGGTGGGGGTTGGCCTTCCACTGGGGGCCACGAGGGCCCATTTCAATGGAGTATGTCTCGGCGATCTTGGCCATCATGGGCACATCACCCAGGATAAAGGCCTCCACCCCAGAGCGCACGAAGCATGAGAAACGGTTGAGGTTACGCCCCACCACACTGCCACGCTTGGCAGATGCCAGGCTGTCCTGTCGCTCCAGGGGTGGCTTGGGCCGGTAGGCCATGTGCTGGCTGGGGTAGGCACCAGGGTAGGAGAGGTTGAGAGGGGGGTGCCCGTTGGTGCCCAGCCCACCGGCCCGAGGCTCCTCCACCACTGTGCATCCATCGTCCCAGTCATCCCAGTCATCATCATCGTCTTCCTCGAAGCTGCCCTGGTGCGAGAggaagccaccaccaccaccactcctgGAAGGACTGGCCACACTGGAGCTGTCATACAAGCTCACCTGGGTGCCCAGAGAGCCTGGGCTGTTGGAATAGTCGGCATGGTTGGAGCTGGCACCAGAACGGATGATCTCTACATAAGAGGCAGGGAAGAGCCCTGTCTCACCACGGCTGTTCTGGCCCTGCAGCCAGCCATCCAGCGAGGTCTCACTGAAGATGACCAGGTCCTCATCCTGCTGGATGCTGATTTCCTCTTTGTTCTCGCTGCGGAAGTCATAGAGGGCTCGGCCTTTCAGTGCCATGACTGGACCCGTggtagagaaagaagaggagagggtcCTGCCCAGAGCTGAGAATGCACGGGCAGCTCAAGGCCGGTCACAGCAACTCAGTCTGTCAGCAACCTAAGCTGGGGTCTCAGCACCCACAGATGCTGTCCAGCCTCCCACTATCCAAAacaatgcccattgcccattaaCTGCCCTATTAGTATTAGGTCTCCCAGCACACTCCTGTGATCAGGGAGGGATCATGTCCATaatcctcctctcttcccttggcAACCCCAGATCGGGgagcctctccttcctcccactcccAGAAGAAAAGTCAAGTGACTCGGAGAAATCAGCTCTGAGAGGGCAAGAATTCGCTTGACACTTTCCACTGGAACAATGTTCTAAAATAGAAGAGAATCACTCAGAAACCACCGTTCCAGAAACCCTGGGCAGCTCTGGCTCCCAGCTCCTTCTGGCTCCTCAGGCCTTGGGAGGCTCTCACATTCCTCTGTAGAtctgctccttc
This window of the Prionailurus viverrinus isolate Anna chromosome B3, UM_Priviv_1.0, whole genome shotgun sequence genome carries:
- the SNX33 gene encoding sorting nexin-33; its protein translation is MALKGRALYDFRSENKEEISIQQDEDLVIFSETSLDGWLQGQNSRGETGLFPASYVEIIRSGASSNHADYSNSPGSLGTQVSLYDSSSVASPSRSGGGGGFLSHQGSFEEDDDDDWDDWDDGCTVVEEPRAGGLGTNGHPPLNLSYPGAYPSQHMAYRPKPPLERQDSLASAKRGSVVGRNLNRFSCFVRSGVEAFILGDVPMMAKIAETYSIEMGPRGPQWKANPHPFACSVEDPTKQTKFKGIKSYISYKLTPTHAGSPVYRRYKHFDWLYNRLLHKFTVISVPHLPEKQATGRFEEDFIEKRKRRLILWMDHMTSHPVLSQYEGFQHFLSCLDDKQWKMGKRRAEKDEMVGASFLLTFQIPTEHQDLQDVEDRVDTFKAFSKKMDDSVLQLSTVASELVRKHVGGFRKEFQKLGNAFQAISHSFQLDPPFSSEALNSAISHTGRTYEAVGEMFAEQPKNDLFQMLDTLSLYQGLLSNFPDIIHLQKGAFAKVKESQRMSDEGRMAQDEADGIRRRCRVVGFALQAEMNHFHQRRELDFKHMMQNYLRQQILFYQRVGQQLEKTLRMYDNL